Proteins encoded together in one Synechococcus sp. BL107 window:
- the prmC gene encoding peptide chain release factor N(5)-glutamine methyltransferase, with translation MAAPQIVTTEQFLAGNDLLAWRRRQLRRGGRSVDLDWLLDLGGGVSWSELQRLLIDSQGRIAINQSLEELEKLWLLHLEQSMPLQHLVGVCPWRDLLLEVSSAALIPRQETELLVDLALAFAGGRPPRSWADLGTGCGAIAVSLCRAWPDAEGHAVDLSIDALALAEKNLKALAPAQSCRLQQGSWWVPLRASWGQLEIVVSNPPYIPSPLLGELAPVVREHEPHVALVGGEDGLEAIRSLLKDAPRALAPGGVLFLEHHHDQSESVQDLMRRVGLVNVSAANDLEGVARFAQGQRALTSAL, from the coding sequence TTGGCGGCGCCGCAGATCGTGACGACCGAGCAGTTCCTTGCTGGCAATGATCTGCTGGCTTGGCGCCGTCGCCAACTTCGTCGCGGTGGACGCTCCGTTGATCTCGATTGGTTGCTCGATCTTGGCGGTGGCGTGTCCTGGTCGGAATTGCAGCGACTCCTGATTGACTCCCAGGGAAGGATCGCGATTAATCAGTCATTGGAGGAGCTCGAAAAGCTTTGGCTGCTCCATTTGGAGCAGTCCATGCCGCTTCAACACCTGGTTGGTGTTTGTCCTTGGCGAGATCTCCTGTTGGAGGTGTCGTCCGCGGCCTTAATCCCTCGACAAGAGACCGAGCTTTTGGTGGATTTGGCTTTGGCTTTCGCGGGGGGACGTCCCCCCCGCTCTTGGGCCGACTTAGGGACGGGCTGCGGTGCGATCGCCGTCAGCTTGTGTCGTGCATGGCCGGATGCTGAGGGGCATGCCGTCGATTTGAGCATCGATGCGTTGGCGCTGGCTGAGAAGAACCTCAAGGCCCTTGCTCCAGCCCAATCTTGTCGGTTGCAACAAGGATCTTGGTGGGTTCCATTGCGGGCCTCTTGGGGACAGCTTGAGATCGTGGTGAGTAATCCTCCTTACATCCCAAGCCCACTACTTGGGGAGTTGGCTCCTGTAGTGCGGGAGCATGAACCGCATGTTGCGTTGGTTGGTGGGGAAGATGGTCTCGAGGCCATTCGCTCCTTGTTGAAAGATGCGCCGCGGGCTCTTGCTCCAGGTGGCGTCCTGTTTTTGGAACACCACCATGACCAAAGTGAGAGCGTTCAGGATTTAATGCGTCGGGTTGGTCTGGTGAATGTCTCTGCTGCGAACGATCTTGAGGGGGTCGCCCGTTTTGCTCAGGGTCAGCGCGCCCTCACATCGGCCCTATGA
- a CDS encoding thioesterase family protein translates to MVLTKKLTDSVTPTPWRLKKRVLPQHTDHAGVMWHGAYVAWLEEARVEALVAAGLTYAEMTTLGVEMPVVSLNINYRHALCHGDMVVLESISSLPVGVRWPWRCQMLCNGQLMADASVELVMVTAGRVLRRPPAHLQALMNRLRQGPTAEDV, encoded by the coding sequence ATGGTTTTGACGAAAAAGCTGACGGACAGCGTTACGCCGACGCCGTGGAGGTTGAAGAAGCGTGTGTTGCCTCAACACACTGATCACGCGGGTGTGATGTGGCACGGGGCCTATGTGGCTTGGCTGGAAGAAGCCAGGGTTGAGGCCTTGGTTGCTGCTGGCCTCACCTATGCCGAGATGACGACGCTGGGCGTGGAGATGCCAGTGGTTTCCTTGAACATCAACTACCGACACGCTCTTTGTCATGGCGACATGGTTGTTTTGGAAAGCATCAGCAGCCTCCCTGTGGGGGTCCGTTGGCCCTGGCGTTGTCAGATGCTTTGCAATGGCCAGCTCATGGCGGATGCATCGGTTGAACTCGTCATGGTGACCGCCGGCCGTGTGCTCCGACGTCCGCCCGCTCACCTGCAGGCTTTGATGAACCGGTTGCGCCAGGGTCCTACCGCTGAAGATGTTTGA
- the psbM gene encoding photosystem II reaction center protein PsbM translates to METNDLGFVASLMFILVPAIFLIVLYIGTNRSEA, encoded by the coding sequence ATGGAAACCAACGATCTCGGATTTGTTGCCAGCCTCATGTTCATTTTGGTTCCAGCAATCTTTTTGATCGTGCTTTATATCGGCACGAATCGCAGCGAAGCCTGA
- a CDS encoding helix-turn-helix transcriptional regulator, whose amino-acid sequence MTATTPLTPSEARLSALLLQGLTNRDIADRLVISLRTVECHISRALSKTGCRTRLELALWMMERPFNLQDSRPTDR is encoded by the coding sequence TTGACTGCCACCACACCGCTCACTCCATCGGAAGCCCGTCTAAGCGCTCTCTTACTGCAGGGCCTTACGAATCGCGACATTGCAGATCGACTGGTCATCAGCCTCAGAACCGTTGAATGTCATATCAGTCGTGCCTTGTCCAAAACAGGGTGTCGAACTCGGCTTGAGTTAGCCCTTTGGATGATGGAGCGACCGTTCAATCTTCAAGACTCAAGACCCACTGATCGGTAG
- the minD gene encoding septum site-determining protein MinD → MSTTRTILICSGKGGVGKTTTTANLGIALARLGAKTVVLDADFGLRNLDLLLGLENRIVFTAQEVLAETCRLEQALVKHKQEPNLALLPAGNPRMLEWLTPKDMKAIVSLLEEQFDYVLIDCPAGIEDGFKNAAAAAREAVVVTTPEVAAVRDADRVIGLLNTQGVTPVQLVLNRVRPKMMSNQEMLSVDDVTDILALPLLGLVFEDEQVIVSTNRGEPLTLGETGSPAARAYNNIAKRLQGEDIPLMDPSEARQGFRARVRQLMQTRLF, encoded by the coding sequence GTGTCGACGACCCGAACGATCCTGATCTGCTCCGGCAAGGGCGGCGTCGGTAAAACCACCACAACAGCCAACCTCGGCATCGCCCTGGCCAGGCTTGGGGCGAAGACCGTTGTGCTGGATGCCGATTTCGGCCTACGCAATCTCGACCTTCTTTTGGGCCTCGAAAACAGAATTGTTTTCACGGCCCAAGAAGTGCTTGCCGAAACATGCCGATTGGAGCAAGCCCTCGTTAAACACAAGCAGGAGCCCAACCTGGCCCTTTTGCCCGCTGGCAATCCTCGAATGCTCGAATGGCTGACGCCAAAAGACATGAAAGCAATCGTGTCGTTGCTCGAGGAACAATTTGACTACGTCTTGATCGACTGCCCTGCCGGCATCGAAGACGGCTTCAAAAATGCGGCCGCTGCGGCTCGGGAGGCTGTTGTTGTGACGACTCCTGAAGTCGCCGCTGTGCGTGATGCAGATCGCGTCATTGGTCTGCTCAACACCCAAGGGGTCACCCCTGTGCAACTGGTCTTGAACCGAGTGCGGCCCAAGATGATGTCCAATCAAGAGATGCTGTCTGTCGACGATGTCACCGACATCTTGGCTCTTCCACTTCTGGGCTTGGTCTTTGAAGACGAGCAGGTGATTGTGAGTACCAATCGTGGGGAACCACTGACGCTGGGGGAGACCGGCTCTCCTGCAGCGAGGGCTTACAACAACATCGCCAAGAGGCTTCAGGGAGAAGACATTCCCCTAATGGATCCTTCCGAAGCACGCCAAGGGTTCCGCGCCAGAGTGCGCCAGTTAATGCAAACCAGACTTTTTTGA
- a CDS encoding 2Fe-2S iron-sulfur cluster-binding protein → MPVIRFVREGRDVECYPGENLREVALRQSLELYGLKGQLGNCGGCGQCSTCFVSVVDENNADALTARTPVEDSKLRRRPQEWRLACQALVEKSVMVLTRPQIRLPDAETRLAAARQAPLPVGPTAWPAAPDQELESEDEPAGEPTLEKESAATADEEG, encoded by the coding sequence ATGCCAGTGATCCGTTTCGTTCGCGAAGGTCGTGACGTGGAGTGCTATCCCGGTGAAAATTTGCGTGAAGTCGCTCTACGCCAAAGCCTTGAGCTCTATGGCCTCAAAGGGCAGTTGGGTAACTGCGGTGGGTGTGGTCAGTGCAGTACTTGCTTTGTTTCAGTCGTAGATGAAAACAATGCCGATGCTTTGACGGCGCGCACTCCCGTGGAGGACAGCAAGTTGCGTCGTCGCCCCCAAGAGTGGCGTTTGGCTTGTCAGGCCCTGGTTGAAAAATCGGTGATGGTGCTAACTCGGCCTCAGATTCGCTTGCCAGATGCCGAAACTAGGCTTGCTGCGGCGCGTCAGGCACCGCTGCCCGTGGGTCCAACCGCTTGGCCTGCAGCTCCCGATCAGGAACTCGAAAGCGAGGATGAGCCCGCAGGAGAGCCGACCCTTGAGAAGGAATCGGCTGCTACTGCCGATGAAGAGGGCTGA
- a CDS encoding universal stress protein, producing the protein MFRNLLIADSGKGHVEEMIRMLQDIPSFKTARVNLLHVVPEQSKAGSEGHRDNAQSMLEGAVDRMGLEPSAVQSIVRDGDTKQTVLKVADELDADLIVMGSRGLGRLQSILANSTSQYVFQLSTRPMLLVRDDLYVRHVNRVMVTIDGTGVGDDALKTACEFVRDIPGGTLTGLHVVRQESAPSRGGRTKADDILEAAVQRARSFGVDLKTIHTEGKDIGRSVCAVAEEINADMLVIASQDRRPLVARGLVDFDKLLGGSVSDYIRVHAPAPVLLVREPERR; encoded by the coding sequence ATGTTCAGGAACCTGCTCATTGCCGATTCGGGCAAGGGCCATGTGGAAGAAATGATCCGCATGCTGCAGGACATCCCCAGCTTCAAAACCGCACGCGTCAACCTTTTGCACGTGGTGCCAGAACAAAGCAAAGCCGGCTCCGAAGGGCACCGAGACAATGCGCAATCCATGCTCGAGGGCGCTGTTGATCGCATGGGCCTCGAGCCCAGTGCCGTACAAAGCATCGTTCGCGATGGAGACACCAAGCAAACCGTGCTCAAAGTGGCGGATGAACTTGATGCCGACTTGATCGTGATGGGTTCAAGAGGGCTTGGCCGCCTTCAATCGATCCTCGCCAACAGCACAAGCCAATACGTCTTTCAACTCTCAACGCGGCCCATGCTGCTTGTCAGAGACGACCTCTACGTTCGGCACGTCAATCGTGTGATGGTGACCATTGACGGGACTGGAGTAGGTGACGACGCCCTCAAAACCGCCTGCGAATTCGTGCGAGACATCCCAGGAGGAACCCTGACCGGCCTCCACGTGGTGCGACAGGAATCAGCGCCCTCCCGCGGAGGACGGACGAAAGCAGACGACATCCTGGAAGCAGCGGTTCAAAGAGCACGTAGCTTCGGCGTCGACCTCAAAACCATTCACACCGAGGGGAAAGATATCGGCCGAAGCGTTTGCGCAGTCGCCGAAGAGATCAATGCCGACATGCTCGTGATCGCCTCACAAGATCGACGACCGCTTGTGGCCCGTGGCCTCGTGGATTTTGACAAGCTGCTCGGGGGATCTGTAAGCGATTACATCCGTGTTCACGCTCCAGCCCCAGTACTGCTTGTTCGGGAACCGGAGCGCCGTTAG
- the dprA gene encoding DNA-processing protein DprA, which produces MDRSWWWLWSHCPGLGAARIRALRSVAYEWSVGPAELWSWPTHRLQTLLSWPESCWSSVERFRRLHGKTPKINVPGNVLLPGDHQWPQGVDRLDRPPVLLHHCGDLSLLNGQRQQQAVAVVGTRAASAHGLAVAEDLGRSLASMGWPVISGLAEGIDAAAHQGCLDAGGRPVAVLGTALERVYPRHHETLQSEVSCKGLLLTELSSGTAMNRGSFVERNRLIVALAKALVVVECPERSGALITAKFASQLQCPVWVVPGDARRWSSRGSNELLRNQASLLLTTSDLADHLGEGPLMSASTSVAQDALLAAIGDGASIETLQRRLGAKGGHLSSRLVALECQGQLVCEAGHLWRRRRS; this is translated from the coding sequence ATGGACCGGTCTTGGTGGTGGTTGTGGAGTCATTGCCCTGGGCTTGGTGCGGCTCGGATTCGCGCTCTGCGTTCCGTTGCTTATGAGTGGTCGGTGGGTCCAGCTGAGCTCTGGAGCTGGCCAACGCATCGGCTTCAGACGCTGCTCTCTTGGCCCGAATCCTGTTGGTCGAGCGTGGAACGCTTCCGTCGGTTGCATGGCAAAACTCCCAAGATCAATGTCCCTGGGAATGTGCTCCTCCCAGGGGATCACCAATGGCCACAGGGGGTGGATCGTCTTGATCGCCCCCCGGTTCTTTTGCATCACTGTGGTGACTTATCGCTGCTTAACGGCCAACGGCAACAGCAGGCTGTTGCCGTTGTGGGGACTCGGGCCGCTTCAGCCCATGGTCTCGCAGTGGCTGAGGATTTGGGCCGCTCGTTGGCGTCGATGGGCTGGCCAGTGATTAGTGGTTTGGCGGAGGGGATTGATGCGGCGGCTCATCAGGGCTGTTTGGACGCGGGTGGACGTCCGGTGGCAGTTTTGGGGACCGCGTTAGAGCGTGTCTATCCACGACACCATGAGACATTGCAGTCGGAAGTCAGTTGTAAAGGGCTTTTGCTAACCGAGCTGTCTTCAGGAACAGCCATGAATCGAGGCTCTTTCGTTGAACGCAATCGGTTGATCGTGGCGCTTGCGAAAGCTCTCGTGGTTGTGGAGTGTCCTGAGCGCAGCGGGGCGTTGATCACGGCCAAATTCGCCTCTCAACTTCAATGTCCTGTTTGGGTTGTTCCCGGTGATGCACGTCGTTGGTCCTCCCGTGGGAGTAACGAACTTCTTCGGAATCAAGCCTCACTGCTCTTAACGACATCTGATCTAGCCGATCACCTGGGAGAGGGGCCGTTGATGTCTGCTTCAACAAGCGTGGCTCAGGACGCCTTACTGGCGGCGATCGGAGATGGTGCATCCATCGAGACTCTTCAGCGGCGCCTTGGGGCGAAGGGGGGTCATCTTTCCTCTCGGCTTGTGGCCCTTGAGTGTCAAGGACAGTTGGTGTGTGAGGCTGGCCATCTTTGGCGGCGCCGCAGATCGTGA
- the minE gene encoding cell division topological specificity factor MinE, whose translation MTVKDFIDKLLGRQTSSASTAKQRLQLVLAHDRSDLNPELLAQMRREILEVVARYVEIDIEEGDVSLETEDRMTALVANLPIRRSIQQPPNGGTL comes from the coding sequence ATGACCGTCAAAGATTTCATCGACAAGCTCCTAGGCCGTCAAACCTCCAGTGCGAGTACGGCCAAGCAACGGTTGCAACTTGTTCTGGCCCATGACCGCAGCGACCTCAATCCCGAACTGCTGGCCCAAATGCGCCGTGAAATCCTCGAAGTTGTTGCTCGTTACGTGGAGATCGATATCGAGGAAGGAGACGTCAGCCTTGAAACCGAGGATCGCATGACTGCTCTGGTTGCCAATCTGCCCATTCGTCGATCGATCCAACAACCACCGAACGGGGGAACTCTTTAA
- a CDS encoding L-threonylcarbamoyladenylate synthase, whose translation MTAPRGPLVHSIASIARRLQASEAVIIPTDTLPGLAVLPQNAETIWTLKQRPADKPLILMGATVDALLEGVDSRCHNDAKTLAAKHWPGAITLVLPARGPYVDYLNPGGSNIGCRIPACAVTQNLLSFSGPLATSSANPSGQSAATTALEAAEFFPDLAQLGPQPWPRHSGEASTVLIWRSVGCWRIARHGAVMPEGINATE comes from the coding sequence ATGACAGCGCCAAGGGGTCCGTTGGTGCATTCCATTGCATCCATAGCGCGGCGTTTGCAAGCCTCCGAAGCGGTCATTATTCCGACGGATACGTTGCCGGGTCTGGCTGTTTTGCCTCAGAACGCCGAGACTATTTGGACGCTGAAGCAGCGCCCAGCCGATAAGCCCCTAATTCTGATGGGGGCCACGGTTGATGCGTTATTGGAGGGTGTCGATTCCCGTTGCCATAACGATGCCAAAACCCTGGCGGCGAAGCATTGGCCTGGCGCAATCACGCTGGTTCTGCCAGCTCGAGGCCCTTATGTGGACTACCTGAATCCCGGTGGATCCAACATTGGTTGTCGGATCCCAGCCTGTGCAGTAACCCAGAATCTGCTCTCATTCAGCGGTCCGCTCGCGACCAGTAGTGCCAATCCTTCTGGTCAGTCTGCTGCGACGACGGCTTTGGAAGCGGCTGAGTTCTTTCCTGATCTTGCGCAGCTCGGACCTCAACCCTGGCCCAGGCATTCCGGAGAGGCCAGCACCGTGTTGATCTGGAGGAGTGTGGGTTGTTGGCGCATTGCTCGCCATGGTGCTGTGATGCCGGAGGGCATCAATGCAACGGAATGA